One Gemmatimonadota bacterium DNA window includes the following coding sequences:
- a CDS encoding 6-bladed beta-propeller, producing MHMSFGSGAYTYEVQENWYSLPEGWSFGWITGVACDSQDRVYVYSRSEHPLIVFDRDGQFIKTIGDGILKDAHGIYIDGEDNLYLTDWLDHCVRKFDRDGNQVRVIGMPGVPGATDGDPFRKPTDAVVAPNGDIYVSDGYENARIHHYDAEGRHIHSWGSWGSGPGQFELSHCVRIDRHDRIWACDRTNERIQLFDLEGNYLEERAVPGKPDTTFFDPEEEIVYVAELDQQVGIYTLDGDLVSSWGGGRRSDRPGEFAGCPHGIWMDSRGDLYVGEVQADARLQKFVRTR from the coding sequence ATGCACATGAGTTTCGGCAGCGGCGCGTACACCTACGAGGTGCAGGAAAACTGGTACAGTCTGCCGGAGGGCTGGTCCTTCGGCTGGATTACGGGCGTGGCGTGCGATTCGCAGGACCGGGTGTACGTGTACTCGCGGAGCGAGCATCCTTTAATCGTATTCGACCGCGACGGCCAATTCATCAAGACGATCGGCGACGGCATTCTCAAGGACGCGCACGGTATCTACATCGACGGCGAGGACAACCTCTATCTCACCGACTGGCTGGATCACTGCGTCCGCAAGTTCGACCGCGATGGAAACCAGGTGAGGGTGATCGGCATGCCCGGCGTTCCCGGCGCGACGGACGGCGATCCCTTCCGGAAGCCCACCGATGCCGTCGTCGCGCCGAACGGTGACATCTACGTGTCCGACGGCTACGAAAATGCCCGGATCCACCATTACGACGCCGAGGGCCGCCACATCCACTCCTGGGGAAGCTGGGGCTCGGGTCCGGGCCAGTTCGAACTCAGCCATTGCGTCCGCATCGACCGCCATGACCGGATCTGGGCGTGTGATCGCACCAACGAGCGCATCCAGCTCTTCGACCTGGAAGGTAACTACCTCGAGGAACGCGCCGTTCCAGGCAAGCCCGACACCACCTTCTTCGATCCGGAAGAGGAGATCGTCTACGTGGCCGAACTCGACCAGCAGGTGGGTATATACACCCTGGACGGCGACCTCGTCAGCAGCTGGGGAGGTGGACGGCGCAGCGACCGGCCCGGTGAGTTCGCCGGATGTCCCCACGGCATCTGGATGGACTCCCGCGGCGACCTCTACGTCGGCGAGGTCCAGGCCGACGCCCGTTTGCAGAAGTTCGTGCGGACCCGCTGA
- a CDS encoding phytanoyl-CoA dioxygenase family protein: MALTETQLAEFHDRGLVVVEDVLTDADLDPVIETMTEFVDRRARDLHAEGKITDLYEDEPFLTRYARVFAQSAEIGHGMDIYDLRAKPVFDFLRNDHLLDAVESFVGPEITCSPIQHIRAKPPSRLDASPSYNVPWHQDSGVSWSESDRTLALTCWLPLVDATVERGCLEVIPDVIHTGHLDHVSDAGTRIKPDLMPETEAEPAEVRKGGVVFLSQYTPHRSTPNLTQWDVRWSLDLRYVAYGAPTGRPFFPDFCVRSRSNPERVLTDHQAWADSWVAALEEQRRNPKQAHRVAQAP, encoded by the coding sequence ATGGCCCTCACCGAAACGCAACTGGCGGAGTTCCACGACCGCGGCCTGGTGGTCGTCGAGGACGTGCTGACCGACGCGGACCTGGATCCCGTGATCGAGACCATGACCGAGTTCGTCGACCGGCGGGCGCGGGATCTCCACGCCGAGGGCAAGATCACCGACCTGTACGAGGACGAACCCTTCCTGACGCGCTACGCCCGAGTGTTCGCCCAGAGTGCCGAGATCGGCCACGGCATGGACATCTATGACCTGCGGGCGAAGCCGGTGTTCGACTTCCTCCGGAACGACCACCTGCTCGACGCCGTGGAGTCCTTCGTCGGACCCGAAATCACCTGCTCGCCCATCCAGCACATCCGGGCCAAGCCGCCGTCCCGCCTGGACGCCAGTCCGTCGTACAATGTGCCCTGGCACCAGGACTCGGGGGTGAGCTGGTCGGAGTCGGACCGGACCCTGGCGCTGACCTGCTGGCTTCCCCTGGTGGACGCCACGGTGGAACGGGGATGCCTGGAGGTGATCCCGGACGTGATCCACACCGGCCATCTCGACCACGTGTCGGACGCGGGCACGCGCATCAAGCCGGACCTCATGCCCGAGACTGAGGCGGAACCGGCCGAAGTGCGCAAGGGAGGGGTCGTCTTCCTGAGCCAGTATACGCCCCACCGGTCCACGCCGAACCTGACCCAATGGGACGTGCGCTGGAGCCTGGACCTGCGGTACGTGGCCTATGGCGCGCCGACGGGCCGGCCTTTCTTTCCCGATTTCTGCGTGCGGAGCCGATCGAATCCGGAGCGCGTACTGACCGATCACCAGGCCTGGGCGGACAGCTGGGTCGCAGCCCTCGAGGAACAGCGCCGCAATCCCAAGCAGGCCCACCGGGTTGCGCAAGCGCCTTAA
- a CDS encoding L-rhamnose mutarotase, with translation MTAHKATSETTPQRYGMVLKVRPERIEEYKEYHVEIWPGVAKMITECNITNYSIYLKDGYLFSYFEYVGDDFKADMAKMAADPTTQEWWDVMMPMQEPLPTRKEGEWWAEMEEVFHQD, from the coding sequence ATGACCGCACACAAGGCCACATCGGAAACCACACCCCAGCGCTACGGCATGGTCCTCAAGGTCAGGCCGGAACGGATCGAGGAATACAAGGAGTATCATGTCGAGATCTGGCCAGGCGTGGCCAAGATGATCACGGAATGCAACATCACCAACTATTCCATCTACCTGAAGGACGGTTACCTCTTCTCCTATTTCGAGTATGTTGGCGACGACTTCAAGGCGGACATGGCGAAGATGGCCGCCGATCCTACCACCCAGGAGTGGTGGGACGTTATGATGCCGATGCAGGAACCGCTGCCGACGCGGAAGGAAGGCGAATGGTGGGCGGAGATGGAAGAGGTGTTTCACCAGGACTAG
- a CDS encoding aldo/keto reductase, whose translation MRKDDLAGIGRTGLKVNRLGLGGAPLAGLYQGVTEEAAARVVNAYLGHGPGFFDTAPLYGSGVSETRLGAALSSRDRGSFVLATKVGRLLVPDPARDQDVWSDDLPPVGPVFDYSYDGTLRSLEESLARLGLDRVDILHIHDPDNHYEEAMEGSYRALVRLREEGVIRAVGVGMNQAKMLACFAAEGDFDCFLCAGRYTLVDHTALKRLLPLCEERNISIIIGGPYNSGILAQGAVDGAKFDYRKAPSHIVEKVRRIEAVCGRHGTPLKAAALQFPLAHPAVAAVIPGARSPEEVDENLRMFEVEIPADFWSELREEGLIPDEAPTPAASASA comes from the coding sequence ATGAGGAAGGATGACCTTGCGGGAATCGGCCGCACGGGGCTAAAGGTCAATCGCCTGGGACTCGGCGGCGCGCCCCTGGCGGGGTTGTACCAGGGAGTTACCGAAGAGGCCGCCGCCCGGGTCGTAAATGCCTACCTCGGCCACGGCCCGGGGTTCTTCGACACGGCCCCGCTCTACGGTAGCGGCGTGAGCGAGACCCGGTTGGGCGCCGCACTTTCAAGCCGCGACCGCGGATCCTTCGTCCTCGCCACCAAGGTGGGGCGCCTCCTCGTGCCCGACCCGGCGCGCGACCAGGACGTCTGGTCCGACGATCTACCGCCCGTCGGCCCCGTCTTCGACTACAGTTACGACGGCACGCTGCGCTCCCTGGAAGAGAGCCTCGCCCGCCTCGGACTCGACCGGGTCGATATCCTTCACATTCACGATCCCGACAATCACTACGAAGAAGCGATGGAGGGCAGCTACCGGGCGCTCGTCCGGCTCCGGGAAGAAGGGGTCATCCGGGCGGTCGGGGTCGGCATGAACCAGGCGAAGATGCTCGCCTGTTTCGCCGCCGAAGGCGATTTCGACTGCTTTCTTTGCGCTGGTAGATACACCCTGGTGGATCATACGGCGCTCAAGCGGTTGCTACCCCTTTGCGAGGAACGAAACATCAGTATCATCATTGGCGGCCCATACAACAGCGGCATCCTGGCGCAGGGCGCTGTGGACGGGGCGAAATTCGACTACCGCAAGGCGCCTTCGCATATCGTGGAAAAGGTGCGGCGCATCGAAGCGGTCTGCGGCCGCCACGGAACGCCCCTAAAGGCCGCAGCCCTGCAGTTCCCCCTGGCCCATCCGGCAGTGGCCGCCGTCATTCCAGGCGCGCGGTCGCCCGAGGAAGTGGACGAGAACTTACGGATGTTCGAAGTCGAGATACCCGCAGATTTCTGGTCAGAATTGCGGGAGGAAGGATTGATTCCCGATGAGGCACCGACGCCGGCGGCTTCGGCGTCGGCGTGA
- a CDS encoding Gfo/Idh/MocA family oxidoreductase gives MSTVYRVGIIGCGSISHLHMKGYLGEERFEVVALSDPVAEARQDFGDRYDIGKRYADVREMMDKEELDVVSICTWHKLHAPLTIAACARRPKAILCEKPMAVNMGECDEMMIAARRNDVKLAIAHQRRFNPVWTDARNLIAEGAIGDVRHVHCSGSQGLLNDCSHMFDFMRYVMSDPAPEWVLGNIERKTDRYERDIRIEDRSAGIVGFDNGAVGQLLQELHPERRQGGYLYGTDGMMDVNEQRVLLINSKTGGWEERSSTGEDPSVGQAVELADWIEGKSEHRGEASNGRAAVEIIMGIYESARLHEVVQMPVRTHSSPIEEMIEAGDLPVERPGRYDIRAFLLRGESMQGETPDESDEEG, from the coding sequence ATGTCCACGGTCTATCGTGTCGGCATAATCGGGTGCGGCAGCATCTCGCACCTGCACATGAAGGGATACCTGGGAGAAGAGCGGTTCGAGGTCGTAGCGCTTTCGGACCCTGTGGCCGAGGCCAGGCAGGATTTCGGCGACCGGTACGACATCGGAAAACGCTATGCCGACGTCCGCGAGATGATGGACAAAGAGGAACTCGACGTCGTCAGCATCTGTACGTGGCACAAGCTCCACGCACCCCTGACCATCGCCGCCTGCGCGCGCCGCCCGAAGGCCATTCTCTGCGAGAAGCCCATGGCCGTCAACATGGGTGAATGCGACGAGATGATGATCGCGGCCCGCCGGAACGACGTCAAGCTGGCCATCGCCCACCAGCGCCGCTTCAACCCGGTGTGGACCGATGCCCGGAACCTGATCGCAGAAGGCGCTATCGGCGACGTGCGGCACGTCCACTGCAGCGGCAGCCAGGGCCTGCTCAACGACTGCTCCCACATGTTCGATTTCATGCGCTACGTCATGAGCGATCCCGCGCCCGAATGGGTGCTCGGGAACATCGAACGCAAGACCGACCGTTACGAGCGCGACATCCGGATCGAGGACCGCAGCGCGGGCATCGTGGGCTTCGACAACGGGGCCGTGGGGCAGCTCCTGCAGGAGCTCCATCCCGAACGGCGGCAGGGCGGCTACCTCTACGGCACGGACGGCATGATGGACGTGAACGAACAGCGCGTCCTGCTCATCAACTCGAAAACCGGCGGCTGGGAGGAGCGCTCGTCGACCGGCGAGGACCCGAGCGTGGGCCAGGCCGTGGAACTGGCGGACTGGATCGAGGGCAAGTCCGAACACCGGGGCGAGGCATCCAACGGCCGGGCCGCCGTGGAGATCATCATGGGTATCTACGAATCGGCCCGCCTCCACGAGGTCGTCCAGATGCCCGTGCGCACCCACAGTTCGCCCATCGAGGAGATGATCGAGGCGGGCGACCTGCCCGTGGAGCGCCCCGGCCGTTACGATATCCGGGCCTTCCTGTTACGCGGGGAATCCATGCAGGGCGAGACGCCGGACGAGTCTGATGAGGAAGGATGA